The proteins below come from a single Natrinema sp. SYSU A 869 genomic window:
- a CDS encoding hydroxyacid-oxoacid transhydrogenase, producing the protein MYQSDSAWDFAIADTIKFGRGAVDELGSELAQRSVSSLLVITDEQLRDAGVVDTVLESVAAEIEINVFDDVEPDPDVDVYESAIETAAAVGPDAIAGVGGGSSMDVAKVAGALIAADGDVLDYVAPPIGGGKSVPDSETLVAAVPTTAGTGSESSPAAVVSLPDRELKVGISSRHLYPELSVVDPLLSVSLPPTITASSGMDALTHAIEAYTTRRYDAKEAPETAADRPDYGGRTAMTDLYAEKAIELIGGSLRRAVNNGSDVDARRDMALGSLLAGIAFTNAGLGATHAMAYPVAGENHTPHGVTVAVLLPNVMRYNTPTAFDRYGRVAELLGEPVDGLADREKGERAATAVEQLSTDIGIPSGLTDLGVEDADVPRLAEKTEDIQRLLVGNPRRVSQDDLEEVFRNAL; encoded by the coding sequence ATGTACCAGTCCGATTCAGCGTGGGACTTTGCGATCGCTGACACGATCAAATTTGGTCGCGGTGCGGTCGACGAACTCGGGTCCGAACTCGCACAGCGCTCCGTCTCGAGTCTGCTCGTGATTACAGACGAACAGCTCCGGGACGCAGGAGTCGTCGACACCGTCCTCGAGTCGGTCGCCGCGGAGATCGAGATCAACGTCTTCGACGACGTCGAGCCCGACCCGGACGTCGACGTCTACGAGTCCGCGATCGAGACTGCAGCGGCGGTCGGTCCCGACGCAATCGCCGGCGTCGGCGGCGGGAGTTCGATGGACGTCGCGAAGGTCGCCGGCGCGCTCATCGCCGCGGACGGCGACGTACTCGACTACGTCGCGCCGCCGATCGGCGGCGGCAAGTCGGTTCCCGACTCCGAGACGCTCGTCGCTGCAGTGCCGACGACCGCTGGAACCGGATCGGAGAGTTCGCCCGCGGCCGTGGTCTCGCTGCCGGACCGCGAACTCAAGGTCGGCATCTCGAGTCGCCACCTCTATCCCGAGCTGTCGGTCGTCGACCCGCTGCTGTCCGTGTCGTTACCGCCCACGATCACTGCGTCTTCGGGAATGGACGCGCTCACGCACGCGATCGAGGCGTATACGACTCGCCGCTACGACGCGAAGGAAGCGCCGGAAACCGCTGCCGACCGCCCCGATTACGGCGGCCGGACGGCGATGACCGACCTCTACGCCGAGAAGGCGATCGAGCTGATCGGTGGCAGTCTGCGGCGGGCGGTCAACAACGGATCGGACGTCGATGCCCGCCGCGATATGGCCCTCGGGAGCCTCCTCGCGGGGATCGCCTTTACGAACGCCGGGCTGGGCGCGACCCACGCGATGGCCTACCCGGTCGCCGGCGAGAATCATACGCCCCACGGCGTCACCGTCGCCGTGTTGCTGCCGAACGTCATGCGATACAACACGCCCACGGCGTTCGACCGCTACGGCCGCGTCGCCGAACTCCTCGGCGAACCCGTCGATGGGCTCGCCGACCGCGAGAAGGGCGAACGCGCCGCCACTGCCGTCGAACAGCTCTCGACCGACATCGGCATCCCGTCGGGACTCACCGACCTCGGCGTCGAAGACGCTGACGTCCCGCGGCTCGCCGAGAAGACCGAAGACATCCAGCGACTGCTGGTCGGGAACCCGCGTCGCGTCTCCCAAGACGACCTCGAGGAAGTCTTCAGGAACGCCCTCTGA
- a CDS encoding Vms1/Ankzf1 family peptidyl-tRNA hydrolase: MSLANYELHERLGRLSTASADRDVLVTLTVPPKSSIGKARRPVETDYAEATQLDEQSMPRPLVDALEEARRRLNEYDEIPEHGLAIYAGVVDGDLVATTVDDLPVPIEESRYEHGNEFDLEPLEDVTEPESTYGLLVVERGGAALGRLDDEGVEPIETLDSNVPGKSSAGGQSAERFERDRERQKRDFFDAVAERAEMEFLGDDPADGVLLGGTTGIVEDFREEADLNHRLADRLVGEFPVEYASEQGLRQLAAKGEGAIEERDRGDVRETLGAFFERIRDDDEPVAYGVDEVDDALEYDAVETLLLSMGLEGSELQELGDQTAEQGGETVVVPDDFPDGIRFGDAFDGVGALLRFPID, from the coding sequence ATGTCTCTCGCGAACTACGAACTCCACGAGCGACTCGGCCGCCTCTCGACGGCGTCGGCGGACCGCGACGTACTCGTCACGCTGACCGTGCCGCCCAAATCATCGATCGGGAAAGCGCGCCGGCCCGTCGAGACCGACTACGCCGAGGCGACGCAACTCGACGAGCAGTCGATGCCCCGGCCGCTCGTCGACGCCCTCGAGGAGGCCCGGAGACGTCTGAACGAGTACGATGAGATCCCCGAGCACGGGCTGGCGATCTACGCTGGCGTGGTCGACGGCGACCTCGTCGCGACGACCGTCGACGACCTGCCCGTGCCGATCGAGGAGTCCAGATACGAACACGGCAACGAGTTCGATCTCGAGCCCCTCGAAGACGTCACGGAGCCTGAATCGACCTACGGCCTGCTCGTCGTCGAACGCGGCGGGGCCGCATTGGGGCGGCTGGACGACGAGGGTGTCGAGCCGATCGAGACCCTCGACAGCAACGTCCCGGGCAAATCCAGCGCCGGCGGCCAGTCGGCCGAGCGGTTCGAGCGCGACCGCGAGCGCCAGAAACGCGACTTCTTCGACGCGGTCGCCGAGCGTGCTGAGATGGAGTTTCTCGGCGACGACCCCGCCGACGGCGTCCTCCTCGGGGGCACGACGGGCATAGTTGAGGACTTCCGCGAGGAGGCGGACCTCAATCACCGGCTTGCGGACCGCCTCGTCGGCGAATTTCCCGTCGAGTACGCCTCCGAACAGGGCCTCCGACAGCTCGCAGCGAAAGGTGAGGGCGCGATCGAGGAGCGCGACCGCGGTGACGTCCGCGAGACGCTCGGTGCGTTCTTCGAGAGGATCCGAGATGATGACGAGCCCGTCGCTTACGGCGTCGACGAGGTCGACGACGCCCTCGAGTACGACGCGGTCGAAACGCTGTTGCTCTCGATGGGACTCGAGGGCAGTGAGCTGCAGGAACTGGGCGACCAGACAGCCGAGCAGGGTGGGGAAACCGTCGTTGTTCCGGACGACTTCCCGGACGGAATCCGATTCGGCGACGCGTTCGACGGCGTCGGCGCGCTGTTGCGGTTCCCGATCGACTGA
- the dcd gene encoding dCTP deaminase, producing the protein MILSDADILERLEAGDLVVEPLDDPELQIQPASVDLRLGREFLEFQRTNIPCIHPNSEDEVDDYVTETVVDDDDDFILHPGDFVLGTTHERVEIPADLIAHVEGRSSLGRLAVVVHATAGLCDPGYRGQITLELSNLGSAPVALTPGMRISQLTFTELKTPAERPYGSDRGSKYQDQDGPQASRIQSDDEFGGDQLERGD; encoded by the coding sequence ATGATCCTCTCCGATGCAGACATCCTCGAGCGCCTCGAGGCCGGCGACCTCGTCGTCGAGCCCCTCGACGATCCGGAACTGCAGATTCAGCCCGCGAGCGTCGACCTCCGACTGGGCCGTGAGTTCCTCGAGTTCCAGCGGACGAACATCCCTTGTATTCACCCAAACTCCGAAGACGAGGTCGACGATTACGTCACCGAAACCGTGGTCGACGATGACGACGATTTCATCCTCCACCCTGGGGACTTCGTGCTCGGAACGACCCATGAGCGCGTCGAGATCCCGGCGGACCTGATCGCCCACGTTGAGGGCCGCTCCTCACTGGGCCGGCTCGCCGTCGTTGTCCATGCGACGGCCGGCCTCTGCGATCCCGGTTATCGGGGCCAGATCACCCTCGAGCTATCGAACCTCGGCTCCGCACCGGTCGCGCTCACGCCCGGCATGCGGATCTCGCAGCTCACGTTCACGGAGCTCAAGACGCCCGCGGAGCGCCCTTACGGCAGCGATCGCGGCTCGAAGTATCAGGATCAGGACGGTCCGCAGGCCTCCCGCATTCAGAGCGACGACGAGTTCGGCGGCGATCAGCTCGAGCGCGGGGACTGA
- a CDS encoding HalOD1 output domain-containing protein, translating to MNPHDIDRGGDIHVDYTEYESVSHALAVTIAAVEDIRVTELDPLFEYVHLEALNRLVQQTEAADDLIIDMIIDGHAVTIRDDGWLTVSESIT from the coding sequence ATGAATCCACATGATATCGACAGAGGCGGGGACATCCACGTCGATTACACCGAATACGAATCAGTGTCTCACGCGCTTGCAGTAACGATAGCCGCAGTAGAAGACATCCGTGTGACCGAACTCGATCCGCTCTTCGAGTACGTCCATTTGGAAGCCCTCAATCGGCTCGTTCAACAGACAGAGGCGGCCGATGACCTAATCATAGATATGATCATCGACGGCCACGCCGTCACGATCAGGGACGATGGATGGTTGACCGTTAGCGAATCTATCACATAA
- the pth2 gene encoding peptidyl-tRNA hydrolase Pth2, with the protein MKQAIVARTDIGMGQGKLAAQVAHASLSAYEKADSQLRDQWKQGGQKKVVLKGESERQLHELSEIAERDGIPNAIVRDAGHTQLEPGTVTALAVGPAADDRVDSVTGELSLF; encoded by the coding sequence ATGAAACAGGCCATCGTCGCCCGCACGGACATCGGTATGGGACAGGGAAAGCTCGCCGCACAGGTCGCCCACGCGTCACTCTCAGCGTATGAGAAGGCTGACAGCCAGTTACGAGACCAGTGGAAACAGGGCGGGCAGAAGAAGGTCGTGCTGAAGGGCGAAAGCGAACGCCAACTGCACGAACTCTCCGAAATCGCCGAACGCGATGGGATTCCCAATGCGATCGTCCGCGACGCCGGTCACACCCAACTCGAGCCTGGAACCGTCACCGCGCTGGCCGTCGGGCCGGCAGCGGACGACCGCGTCGACAGCGTAACCGGCGAACTTTCGCTCTTCTAA